The following are encoded together in the Pseudomonas maumuensis genome:
- a CDS encoding secretin N-terminal domain-containing protein: MKPSKLCKPAPFVLLALCVAIAGCGSSAARKDSQELIKEGQYEAGIARLEEALREDPRDTELNIALAHGRQAAVEALLTQADSDRVRHDFAGARMGYGRVLTIEANNRRAQEGIRQLELIRTLDDRVALGQAALRQGDLFGAERYMREVLRLDPQNQKGQMLRSDIENVQARTATPYPQLRSKLERPVTLEFRDADLKTIFEVLAQVAGINFIFDKDLRPDMKATIFVREVRIEDAVALLLEQNQLRQKIVNDNTLLLYPDSPQKTKDYQELVMRTFYLTSIDANTALNMVKTMLKTRDVFVDERLNTLTMRDTPDAVRMAEKLLQSQDQSNPEVVLEVEVMEVATSRILDLGLQWPNTFGVLTSDGKSVSVLDQLRGIDSSRISISPAPQAKINAQDKDINTLASPVIRVSNREQARIHIGQRVPIISATSVPSTQGPVITESVTYLDVGLKLEVQPTVHLNNEVAIKVALEVSNATPLEATRQGTIPVQVDTRNAQTSLRLHDGETQVLAGLVRNDHNASGNKIPGLGDIPGLGRLFGSNKDDMSKSELVLAITPRIVRNLPYQSPSDMEFATGTESALQVRQLAQPAPASALPADAPVDEPAAAPLVEGQMAVVPAAARPRP; this comes from the coding sequence ATGAAACCGTCGAAGTTGTGCAAGCCTGCGCCGTTCGTGCTCCTGGCCCTGTGCGTGGCCATTGCCGGATGCGGTTCGAGCGCCGCGCGCAAGGACAGCCAGGAACTGATCAAGGAAGGCCAGTACGAGGCCGGCATCGCTCGCCTGGAAGAAGCCCTGCGCGAAGATCCGCGCGACACCGAGTTGAACATCGCCCTGGCCCATGGCCGCCAGGCCGCGGTCGAGGCGCTGCTGACCCAGGCCGACAGCGACCGCGTGCGCCATGACTTCGCCGGCGCCCGCATGGGCTATGGCCGGGTACTGACCATCGAGGCCAACAACCGCCGCGCCCAGGAAGGCATCCGCCAGCTGGAGCTGATCCGCACCCTCGACGACCGTGTCGCCCTTGGCCAGGCGGCGCTGCGCCAGGGCGACCTGTTCGGCGCCGAGCGCTACATGCGCGAGGTGCTGCGCCTCGACCCGCAGAACCAGAAGGGCCAGATGCTGCGCAGCGACATCGAGAACGTCCAGGCCCGTACCGCCACGCCGTACCCGCAACTGCGCAGCAAGCTGGAGCGCCCGGTCACCCTGGAGTTTCGCGATGCCGACCTGAAGACCATCTTCGAGGTGCTGGCCCAGGTCGCCGGGATCAACTTCATCTTCGACAAGGACCTGCGCCCGGACATGAAGGCCACCATCTTCGTGCGCGAGGTGCGCATCGAGGACGCGGTGGCCCTGCTGCTGGAGCAGAACCAACTGCGCCAGAAGATCGTCAACGACAACACCTTGCTGCTCTACCCGGACTCGCCGCAGAAGACCAAGGACTACCAGGAACTGGTCATGCGCACCTTCTACCTGACCAGCATCGATGCCAACACCGCGTTGAACATGGTCAAGACCATGCTCAAGACCCGCGACGTGTTCGTCGACGAGCGCCTCAACACCCTGACCATGCGCGACACCCCCGACGCCGTGCGCATGGCCGAGAAGCTGCTGCAGTCCCAGGACCAGTCCAACCCCGAGGTGGTGCTGGAAGTGGAAGTGATGGAAGTGGCCACCTCGCGCATCCTCGACCTCGGCCTGCAATGGCCCAACACCTTCGGCGTGCTGACCAGCGACGGCAAGTCGGTCAGCGTGCTCGACCAGTTGCGCGGCATCGACTCCAGCCGCATCAGCATCTCGCCGGCGCCGCAGGCCAAGATCAATGCCCAGGACAAGGACATCAACACCCTGGCAAGCCCGGTGATCCGGGTCAGCAACCGCGAGCAGGCGCGCATCCACATCGGCCAGCGGGTGCCGATCATCAGCGCCACCTCGGTGCCCTCGACCCAAGGCCCGGTCATCACCGAAAGCGTCACCTACCTGGATGTCGGCCTCAAGCTCGAAGTACAGCCCACCGTACATCTGAACAATGAAGTGGCGATCAAGGTGGCCCTGGAAGTGAGCAACGCCACGCCCCTGGAGGCCACCCGCCAGGGCACCATCCCGGTCCAGGTCGATACCCGCAACGCCCAGACCAGCCTGCGCCTGCACGATGGCGAGACCCAGGTGCTGGCCGGCCTGGTGCGCAACGATCACAACGCCAGCGGCAACAAGATCCCCGGGCTGGGCGACATTCCCGGCCTGGGCCGGCTGTTCGGCAGCAACAAGGACGACATGAGCAAGTCCGAACTGGTGCTGGCGATCACCCCGCGCATCGTGCGCAACCTGCCGTACCAGAGCCCGTCGGACATGGAGTTCGCCACCGGCACCGAATCGGCCCTGCAGGTGCGCCAGCTGGCGCAACCGGCGCCGGCCAGCGCACTGCCGGCCGATGCTCCGGTTGACGAGCCGGCTGCGGCGCCGCTGGTCGAGGGGCAGATGGCCGTGGTACCTGCCGCCGCGAGGCCACGGCCATGA
- a CDS encoding type II secretion system protein, with translation MKRRQQGFSLIEVVLTLALLGLLASMAAPLTETVVRRGKEQQLREALYQIRDAIDAYKRAFDAGYIEKRLNASGYPPSLQVLVDGVRDVRSAKGAKFYFLRRIPHDPLRAAKDDDQGGWGLRAYDSAADSPREGEDVFDVYSKASGKGLNNVPYGQW, from the coding sequence ATGAAACGCCGCCAGCAGGGTTTCAGCCTGATCGAAGTGGTGCTGACCCTGGCACTGCTCGGCTTGCTCGCCAGCATGGCCGCGCCCCTGACCGAGACCGTGGTGCGCCGGGGCAAGGAGCAGCAGTTGCGCGAGGCCCTGTACCAGATCCGCGACGCCATCGACGCCTACAAGCGCGCCTTCGACGCCGGCTATATCGAGAAGCGCCTGAACGCCAGCGGTTATCCACCGAGCCTGCAGGTGCTGGTGGACGGCGTGCGCGATGTGCGCAGCGCCAAGGGCGCGAAGTTCTACTTCCTGCGCCGCATCCCCCACGACCCGCTGCGCGCCGCCAAGGACGACGACCAGGGTGGCTGGGGCCTGCGCGCCTACGACAGCGCGGCCGACAGCCCACGCGAAGGCGAGGATGTGTTCGACGTGTATTCCAAGGCCAGCGGCAAGGGCCTGAACAACGTGCCCTACGGGCAATGGTGA
- a CDS encoding type II secretion system protein: MKASRGFTLIELLVVMAIIATLMTIAMPRYFNSLEASREATLRQSLAVLREALDHYYGDTGHYPDSIDQLVEQRYLRNTPVDPITERRDAWQLVPPPEGVAGAVADIKSGATGRARDGSLYAEW; this comes from the coding sequence ATGAAAGCGAGCCGAGGCTTCACCCTCATCGAACTGCTGGTGGTGATGGCGATCATCGCCACCCTGATGACCATCGCCATGCCGCGCTACTTCAACAGCCTGGAGGCCTCCCGCGAGGCCACCTTGCGCCAGAGCCTGGCGGTGCTGCGCGAGGCGCTGGATCACTACTACGGCGATACCGGGCACTACCCCGATTCGATCGACCAACTGGTGGAGCAGCGCTACCTGCGCAACACCCCGGTCGATCCGATCACCGAGCGGCGCGATGCCTGGCAGCTGGTGCCGCCGCCCGAGGGCGTGGCCGGCGCGGTGGCCGACATCAAGAGCGGAGCAACCGGGAGGGCGCGCGATGGCAGCCTCTATGCCGAATGGTGA
- a CDS encoding type II secretion system GspH family protein gives MAASMPNGEAGFTYLGVLLLIAVSSVALAATGTLWATSVQREHERQLLWVGGQYAQALRSYYRASPGLAQYPQELGELVEDNRFPSPQRHLRRLYPDPVGGGEAWGLLRAVDGRITGVYSRSDAAPLKRSGFDAQWSAFEGLEHYSDWQFVAEQAFAESAAGARPHAGLGEAP, from the coding sequence ATGGCAGCCTCTATGCCGAATGGTGAAGCCGGCTTCACCTACCTGGGCGTGCTGCTGCTGATCGCCGTCAGCAGCGTGGCCCTGGCGGCCACCGGCACCCTGTGGGCCACCAGCGTGCAGCGCGAGCACGAGCGCCAACTGCTGTGGGTGGGCGGCCAGTACGCCCAGGCCCTGCGCAGCTACTACCGCGCATCACCGGGCCTGGCCCAGTACCCACAGGAGCTTGGGGAGCTGGTGGAAGACAACCGTTTCCCGTCGCCGCAGCGCCACCTGCGCCGGCTCTACCCGGACCCTGTCGGCGGCGGCGAGGCATGGGGCCTGCTGCGCGCGGTCGATGGCCGCATCACCGGGGTATATAGCCGCTCCGACGCCGCGCCGCTCAAGCGCAGCGGCTTCGACGCCCAGTGGAGCGCCTTCGAGGGGCTGGAGCACTACAGCGACTGGCAGTTCGTCGCCGAGCAGGCCTTCGCCGAAAGCGCCGCTGGCGCCCGTCCACACGCCGGCCTGGGAGAGGCGCCATGA
- the csgE gene encoding curli production assembly/transport protein CsgE, which yields MKRLAAWVCLCLALLHGQAQAGAEDEMMGFIVDNTISHIGHDFYHAFSDRLRATSRLDFNLVVRERPDARWGSLVTVEYERDVLYRRFLPPNTTQLNDEAIAAADLVRQQIIQRKLQRLLQDTTDLERDEL from the coding sequence ATGAAACGCCTGGCCGCGTGGGTGTGCCTGTGCCTGGCCCTGTTGCATGGCCAGGCGCAGGCAGGGGCCGAGGACGAGATGATGGGCTTCATCGTCGACAACACCATCTCGCACATCGGCCACGACTTCTATCACGCCTTCAGCGACCGGCTGCGCGCCACCAGCCGGCTGGATTTCAACCTGGTGGTGCGCGAACGCCCGGATGCCCGCTGGGGCAGCCTGGTGACGGTGGAGTACGAACGCGACGTGCTGTACCGGCGCTTCCTGCCGCCCAACACCACGCAACTCAACGACGAGGCCATCGCGGCCGCCGACCTGGTCCGCCAGCAGATCATCCAGCGCAAATTGCAACGGCTGCTGCAGGACACAACCGATCTGGAGAGGGACGAGCTATGA
- a CDS encoding curli assembly protein CsgF, which produces MSNHLARRIAACLLAAGLGGQALATELVYTPVNPSFGGNPINGAWLLNNAQAQNDYDDPDLKDRSSAFAGTSALERFSNQLESRLLGQLLDNISNGNTGSMSTDAFLIDVIDDSGALSIKVTDRATGEVSIIEVSGLNP; this is translated from the coding sequence ATGAGCAACCACCTTGCACGACGCATCGCCGCCTGCCTGCTGGCCGCCGGCCTCGGTGGCCAGGCCCTGGCCACGGAGCTGGTGTACACCCCGGTCAACCCGTCCTTCGGCGGCAACCCGATCAATGGCGCCTGGCTGTTGAACAACGCCCAGGCGCAGAACGACTACGACGATCCCGACCTCAAGGACCGCAGTTCGGCATTCGCCGGTACCTCGGCCCTGGAGCGCTTCAGCAACCAGCTCGAGTCGCGCCTGCTCGGGCAGTTGCTGGACAACATCAGCAACGGCAACACCGGCAGCATGTCCACCGACGCCTTCCTGATCGATGTGATCGACGATTCCGGGGCGCTGAGCATCAAGGTCACCGACCGGGCCACCGGGGAAGTCTCGATCATCGAGGTCAGCGGCCTGAACCCCTGA
- a CDS encoding CsgG/HfaB family protein: MKRLLSTLLILAALAGLQGCGLREPMPAEQDPETPTLTPRASTYYDLVNMPRPRGRLMAVVYGFRDQTGQYKPTPASSFSTSVTQGAASMLMDALNASGWFVVLEREGLQNLLTERKIIRASQKKPDVAENIQGELPPLQAANLMLEGGIIAYDTNVRSGGEGARYLGIGLSREYRVDQVTVNLRAVDVRTGQVLANVMTSKTIYSVGQNAGVFKFIEFKKLLEAEVGYTTNEPAQLCVLSAIEAAVGHLLAQGIERRLWQVAGEGAGDKAVLDKYLSQYQQQ; encoded by the coding sequence ATGAAACGCCTGCTGAGCACACTGCTGATCCTCGCCGCCCTGGCTGGCCTGCAAGGCTGCGGCCTGCGCGAGCCGATGCCCGCGGAACAAGACCCCGAGACCCCGACGCTGACGCCGCGGGCCTCGACCTACTACGACCTGGTCAACATGCCGCGGCCACGCGGTCGGCTGATGGCGGTGGTGTACGGCTTCCGCGACCAGACCGGGCAGTACAAGCCAACCCCGGCCAGCTCGTTCTCCACCAGTGTCACCCAGGGGGCGGCGAGCATGCTGATGGACGCCCTCAACGCCAGCGGCTGGTTTGTGGTGCTGGAGCGTGAAGGCCTGCAGAACCTGCTGACCGAGCGCAAGATCATCCGCGCCTCGCAGAAGAAGCCTGACGTCGCCGAGAACATCCAGGGAGAACTGCCGCCGTTGCAGGCTGCCAACCTGATGCTTGAGGGTGGCATCATCGCCTACGACACCAACGTGCGCAGCGGCGGCGAGGGCGCCCGCTACCTGGGCATCGGCCTGTCGCGTGAATACCGAGTCGATCAGGTCACGGTCAACCTGCGGGCGGTGGACGTGCGCACCGGGCAGGTATTGGCCAACGTGATGACCAGCAAGACCATCTATTCGGTCGGGCAGAACGCCGGGGTGTTCAAGTTCATCGAGTTCAAGAAGCTGCTCGAGGCCGAGGTCGGCTACACCACCAACGAGCCGGCGCAGCTGTGCGTGCTGTCGGCTATCGAGGCCGCGGTGGGCCACCTGCTGGCCCAGGGCATCGAGCGGCGGCTGTGGCAGGTGGCCGGGGAAGGGGCGGGGGACAAGGCGGTGCTGGACAAGTATCTGAGTCAGTATCAGCAGCAGTAG
- a CDS encoding DUF6021 family protein has translation MSDPRHSPAKQGPHSSEQATEPDDLGFDPDSPDVDDPQVDPQGPAKPPRDVEKER, from the coding sequence ATGTCAGATCCACGCCATTCGCCGGCCAAGCAGGGCCCGCACTCATCCGAGCAGGCCACCGAGCCCGACGACCTCGGCTTCGACCCGGACTCGCCGGATGTCGATGACCCACAGGTTGATCCCCAGGGGCCGGCGAAGCCACCGAGGGATGTCGAAAAAGAGCGCTGA
- a CDS encoding winged helix-turn-helix transcriptional regulator, translating to MAHYRECPAYDVFAPNCPARLVLDRLADKWVLLLIDRLSAGERVRFNQLRRDIAGVSQKVLSQTLKKLERDGLVERQVYPTVPPTVDYALTELGATLGGTVERLAQWAESNMPAILLARRLYDQCGE from the coding sequence ATGGCCCATTACCGCGAATGCCCCGCCTACGACGTATTCGCCCCGAACTGCCCGGCCCGCCTGGTGCTCGACCGCCTTGCCGACAAATGGGTGCTGCTGCTCATCGACCGCCTGAGCGCCGGCGAGCGGGTGCGCTTCAACCAGCTGCGCCGGGATATCGCCGGCGTCTCGCAGAAGGTGCTGTCGCAAACCCTGAAGAAGCTCGAGCGCGACGGCCTGGTGGAGCGCCAGGTGTACCCGACCGTGCCCCCCACCGTCGACTACGCCCTCACCGAACTGGGCGCGACACTGGGCGGTACGGTGGAGCGTCTGGCGCAGTGGGCGGAGTCGAACATGCCGGCGATTCTTCTGGCGCGCCGGCTGTACGACCAATGCGGCGAATGA
- a CDS encoding ester cyclase has translation MNTEPKVSALRAGRWITLLLSAAATLGNAGELVTPATLVVDQSLPKAQLEQQILAARRYDTFWNTGDEAMARAALANDFRDNTLPPGRPQGLEGPLSASRAFRAAVPDLRCEVLQMIVAGDRVSAALRFTGHFTGKLGEHQGQGQAIDFIAMDIYRIADGRIAEDWHLEDNLAFMRQAGLVGR, from the coding sequence ATGAACACCGAACCCAAGGTTTCGGCGCTGCGTGCTGGCCGCTGGATCACTCTGCTACTGAGCGCGGCGGCCACTCTGGGCAATGCCGGCGAGCTGGTGACCCCGGCCACCCTGGTCGTGGACCAGAGCCTGCCCAAGGCCCAGCTGGAGCAACAGATCCTCGCCGCCCGCCGCTACGACACCTTCTGGAACACCGGCGACGAAGCCATGGCCCGCGCCGCGCTGGCCAACGACTTTCGCGACAACACCCTGCCGCCGGGACGGCCACAGGGCCTGGAAGGGCCATTGAGCGCTTCCAGGGCATTCCGCGCGGCGGTGCCGGACCTGCGCTGCGAGGTATTGCAGATGATCGTCGCAGGCGACCGGGTGAGCGCGGCGCTGCGTTTTACCGGGCACTTCACCGGCAAGCTGGGCGAGCACCAGGGGCAGGGTCAGGCCATCGACTTCATCGCCATGGATATCTATCGCATCGCCGATGGGCGGATCGCCGAGGACTGGCATCTGGAGGACAACCTTGCGTTCATGCGCCAGG